One Roseimaritima multifibrata DNA window includes the following coding sequences:
- a CDS encoding dihydrodipicolinate synthase family protein: MDTTIFQGCIPAIMTPCHEDRSLNFPAMIATAQRLMATGMQAVIYCGSMGDWPLLTDAQRQQGVQELASAGIPVIVGTGAQNTALAAAHAAHAQQVGARGLMVIPRVLSRGTSPAAQRNHFAEVLGAAPRLPAVIYNSPYYGFETKADLFFDLRAEFPNLVGFKEFGGAQSLSYAAEHITSGDDDLLLMVGVDTQVYHGFLHCGAKGAITGIGNCLPNEVLQFVRLCQAAAAGDAQAKQYAQELSEALTVLSKFDDGPDLVLYYKRLMVLEGDSAYERNLNPTDALSPSQLGFVMAQYQQFKTWWSHWAGKAYRSSTMG; this comes from the coding sequence ATGGATACCACGATCTTTCAAGGCTGTATTCCAGCCATCATGACCCCTTGCCACGAAGATCGTTCGCTGAATTTCCCGGCGATGATTGCGACTGCCCAACGTCTGATGGCGACTGGAATGCAGGCGGTAATCTATTGTGGATCGATGGGGGATTGGCCGTTGTTGACCGATGCGCAGCGACAGCAAGGTGTGCAGGAATTGGCGTCGGCGGGAATTCCCGTGATCGTGGGAACGGGGGCTCAGAACACTGCATTAGCAGCTGCCCACGCTGCCCACGCGCAGCAGGTTGGAGCAAGAGGGTTGATGGTCATTCCGCGTGTTCTGTCTCGCGGTACTTCACCCGCCGCCCAACGAAACCATTTTGCCGAGGTTCTGGGCGCAGCCCCCCGGCTTCCTGCGGTGATCTACAACAGCCCCTATTACGGGTTTGAAACCAAAGCGGATCTATTCTTCGACCTTCGTGCTGAATTTCCAAATCTGGTTGGATTTAAAGAATTTGGTGGGGCACAATCGCTCAGTTATGCCGCGGAACACATCACTAGCGGGGATGATGATCTGTTGCTGATGGTTGGGGTCGATACGCAGGTCTATCATGGCTTCCTTCACTGCGGAGCAAAGGGAGCGATTACGGGAATTGGGAATTGTCTGCCCAACGAAGTTTTGCAGTTTGTCAGACTGTGCCAAGCGGCCGCCGCAGGGGACGCTCAAGCCAAACAATACGCCCAAGAACTGAGCGAGGCTTTAACCGTTCTGTCCAAGTTTGATGATGGCCCTGATTTGGTCCTCTACTACAAACGCTTGATGGTCTTGGAAGGAGATTCCGCGTACGAACGGAATTTGAATCCCACGGACGCCCTCAGTCCAAGCCAACTTGGTTTTGTGATGGCCCAGTACCAGCAATTTAAAACATGGTGGAGCCACTGGGCGGGAAAAGCGTATCGTTCAAGTACAATGGGCTAA
- a CDS encoding Xaa-Pro dipeptidyl-peptidase → MDSRIRRTTLIDLASSRKGLSLHFLLVPIAIVASVCLPGGLHAEESEAAAVPVFKDGEAQVVPAFEDPDRWIRHDLWVETEFDSDKDGKLDRVHVAVTRPQETEIDGLKLPVVYVTSPYFAGTAGNDLEYFWDPKHELGETPPEHKKGPRFERKGLRPIIAKTHLKEWVPRGYIVVHSSSPGTGLSQGCPTVGGSNESLAPKAVIDWLNGRAKGFTAPDGGEPVLAYWTTGKVGMTGTSYNGTLPLAAATTGVEGLEAIIPIAPNTSYYHYYRSNGLVRHPGGYLGEDIDVLYDFIHSGNPEFWEACNCDVRDEEMGPGMDRETGDYNDFWAGRDYLNQLEKLRAPVLMAHGFNDWNVVPEHSYRITAALKKKGNVPVQIYYHQGGHGGPPPMKMMNRWFTRYLHGIENKVEEDAKAWIVREADEKGEPTAYPDYPHPDAQPVELKLQGNAPEQGALTLGSVSPSSPATEMLVDNVSFDGKTLAKAESTNHRLIYVTPKLAEPVHLSGVARISVRVASSKPAANLSVWLVSLPWNDDPQAKITDNIITRGWADPQNQESMRSSQPLQPGQFYDVSFDLQPDDQIIPAGQQIGLLIMSSDREFTLWPKPGTELTFDLRATKLMLPVVGGEAAIKFESAAATE, encoded by the coding sequence ATGGATTCTCGAATCAGGCGTACCACTTTGATTGATCTCGCGAGCAGCCGAAAAGGGCTTTCCCTTCACTTCTTGTTGGTACCGATAGCGATCGTAGCGAGCGTCTGTTTGCCAGGAGGGCTCCATGCTGAAGAGAGCGAGGCTGCTGCGGTGCCCGTTTTCAAAGATGGCGAAGCTCAAGTCGTCCCAGCGTTCGAGGATCCTGATCGCTGGATCCGCCACGATCTTTGGGTGGAAACCGAGTTCGATTCCGACAAGGACGGGAAACTGGACCGAGTTCACGTCGCTGTCACACGCCCTCAAGAAACCGAAATCGACGGTCTGAAATTGCCCGTTGTCTATGTCACCAGCCCCTACTTTGCGGGTACCGCTGGCAATGACCTTGAGTATTTCTGGGACCCCAAGCATGAGCTGGGCGAAACGCCACCGGAGCATAAAAAGGGGCCTCGATTTGAACGCAAAGGGCTCCGCCCGATCATCGCGAAAACGCACTTGAAAGAATGGGTTCCACGCGGCTATATCGTGGTCCATTCGTCTTCTCCTGGAACGGGGCTATCGCAGGGGTGTCCCACTGTAGGTGGTTCGAATGAATCGCTGGCGCCTAAGGCCGTGATCGATTGGCTGAATGGTCGCGCTAAAGGATTTACGGCTCCTGACGGGGGCGAGCCGGTACTTGCCTACTGGACGACCGGCAAAGTTGGGATGACAGGCACGTCGTATAACGGAACGCTACCCTTGGCGGCTGCCACAACGGGAGTGGAAGGACTGGAAGCAATTATCCCGATCGCTCCCAATACGTCGTACTATCACTACTATCGCTCGAATGGATTGGTGCGCCATCCCGGTGGATATTTGGGAGAAGATATCGATGTCCTGTATGACTTCATTCACAGCGGCAACCCGGAGTTCTGGGAAGCCTGTAACTGCGATGTTCGGGACGAAGAAATGGGCCCTGGGATGGACCGCGAAACCGGAGACTACAACGATTTTTGGGCCGGTCGCGATTACCTGAACCAGTTGGAAAAACTGCGTGCCCCCGTCTTAATGGCTCACGGGTTTAATGACTGGAACGTGGTTCCCGAGCACAGTTACCGGATCACCGCTGCGTTGAAGAAGAAGGGGAATGTTCCCGTGCAGATTTATTATCATCAGGGCGGCCACGGAGGCCCTCCACCAATGAAGATGATGAACCGCTGGTTCACGCGGTACCTACACGGAATCGAAAACAAAGTGGAAGAGGATGCCAAGGCATGGATCGTTCGTGAGGCTGATGAAAAAGGGGAACCGACCGCTTATCCCGATTATCCACATCCCGATGCGCAACCTGTCGAGCTGAAGTTGCAGGGGAATGCACCGGAACAAGGGGCTTTGACGCTTGGATCGGTTTCACCCTCTAGTCCGGCGACGGAAATGTTGGTCGACAATGTTTCATTCGATGGAAAGACGCTTGCCAAGGCTGAATCGACGAACCATCGCTTGATTTACGTCACACCGAAACTAGCAGAGCCTGTTCATCTGTCAGGCGTTGCCCGTATCTCGGTCCGCGTGGCGAGCAGTAAACCGGCAGCCAATCTATCGGTCTGGCTGGTTTCGCTTCCCTGGAACGATGATCCCCAAGCAAAGATCACCGACAACATCATCACCCGTGGTTGGGCCGATCCTCAAAACCAAGAATCGATGCGGAGCAGCCAGCCTCTGCAGCCAGGTCAGTTCTATGACGTCTCCTTTGATCTGCAGCCCGACGATCAAATCATTCCTGCCGGTCAACAGATCGGATTGCTGATTATGTCCAGCGACCGGGAATTTACGCTTTGGCCTAAGCCGGGCACGGAGCTAACGTTTGACCTGCGAGCAACAAAACTGATGCTCCCAGTCGTCGGAGGCGAAGCCGCGATCAAATTCGAGAGCGCCGCCGCGACCGAGTAA
- a CDS encoding Coa1/Tim21 domain-containing protein, with protein sequence MSNSPYSEPGSIPPAPPRPDNTLKIVLIIVGGLLLMVMLVCGGIMTAGYFVFQKASETISEAMSGSLADRYLENAESREALGEVVSTEIDFDSMSSDEENASLEVRVIGTKGKGTLIIGTDEDGTENVQLVMDDGRIIDLPPPVHQFEEEEVLLEEIGPLAPTEDSAEMLEPIEN encoded by the coding sequence ATGTCCAATTCCCCTTATTCCGAACCGGGCTCCATTCCCCCGGCCCCCCCTCGCCCGGACAACACGCTTAAGATCGTACTGATCATTGTCGGGGGTCTGCTGCTGATGGTAATGCTGGTATGTGGCGGAATCATGACAGCAGGGTACTTTGTCTTTCAGAAGGCATCGGAGACCATTTCCGAAGCAATGTCGGGCTCGCTTGCCGATCGCTATCTCGAAAACGCCGAATCGCGAGAAGCACTTGGCGAAGTCGTATCGACCGAAATCGACTTCGATTCGATGTCCTCGGACGAGGAGAACGCTTCGCTTGAAGTCAGGGTTATCGGGACCAAAGGAAAGGGGACCCTGATCATTGGCACCGACGAAGACGGCACGGAGAACGTGCAGCTGGTGATGGACGACGGCCGCATCATTGATCTCCCTCCACCGGTCCACCAATTTGAAGAGGAGGAAGTGCTGCTGGAGGAAATCGGTCCGCTCGCCCCCACGGAAGACTCGGCCGAAATGCTGGAACCGATAGAAAACTGA
- the gap gene encoding type I glyceraldehyde-3-phosphate dehydrogenase: MTIRVAINGFGRIGRLTFRNLVERGSEFEVVAVNDLTDNKTLATLLKYDSIHGRFDGTVDYDDQHLIVNGKKIHALAERDPRNLPWGDHKIDVVIESTGFFTARAAGEKPGYDSHLVAGAKKVILSAPAKDGADLTCVLGVNDDQLTADMKCVSNASCTTNCLAPVAKVLNDTFGIESGLMTTVHAYTNDQNVQDQPHSDLYRARAAALNIIPTSTGAAKAVGLVIPELQGKLTGIAMRVPVPTGSVVDLTCNLGKDATKESINAAIKAAAEGPMKGILFYAVDPIVSSDIVHDPHSSIFASDFTQVLGDSGRLVKVVSWYDNEWGYSSRTADLVSKFGNM; this comes from the coding sequence TTGACCATTCGAGTTGCCATTAACGGTTTTGGACGTATTGGACGTTTGACGTTTCGGAATCTGGTAGAACGCGGAAGCGAATTCGAAGTTGTCGCAGTGAACGACCTGACCGACAACAAGACTTTGGCAACCTTGCTGAAGTACGACAGCATCCACGGCCGTTTCGATGGAACCGTCGACTACGACGACCAGCACTTGATCGTTAACGGCAAAAAAATCCATGCCTTGGCAGAGCGTGACCCACGCAATCTTCCTTGGGGCGATCACAAAATCGACGTCGTGATCGAATCGACCGGTTTCTTCACCGCTCGTGCCGCTGGCGAAAAACCAGGCTACGACAGTCACTTGGTTGCCGGAGCTAAAAAGGTCATCCTTAGCGCTCCAGCCAAAGACGGTGCCGACCTGACCTGCGTTCTGGGCGTCAACGACGACCAACTGACCGCCGACATGAAGTGCGTCAGCAACGCAAGCTGCACGACCAACTGCTTGGCTCCTGTCGCAAAAGTTCTGAACGATACGTTTGGTATCGAATCGGGCCTGATGACAACCGTTCATGCTTACACCAATGACCAGAACGTCCAGGACCAACCGCACAGCGACCTCTATCGTGCACGTGCCGCAGCCCTGAACATCATCCCAACCTCGACCGGAGCTGCAAAGGCTGTCGGGTTGGTGATCCCAGAACTGCAAGGCAAACTGACCGGTATCGCCATGCGAGTTCCTGTTCCTACGGGAAGCGTTGTCGACCTGACCTGCAACCTCGGCAAAGACGCGACCAAAGAGTCGATCAACGCCGCGATCAAAGCAGCTGCTGAAGGTCCAATGAAGGGAATTCTCTTCTACGCCGTTGACCCAATCGTCAGCAGTGACATCGTTCACGACCCACACAGCAGCATCTTCGCTTCGGACTTCACCCAAGTTTTGGGTGATTCCGGACGCTTGGTCAAAGTTGTCAGCTGGTACGACAACGAGTGGGGCTACAGCAGCCGCACCGCCGACTTGGTCTCCAAATTCGGCAACATGTAA